Genomic segment of Desulfurispora thermophila DSM 16022:
GTGCATGCCTTTGGCCGTATCGGCTCCCTTTCATTCCAGCTTGATGCGTCCGGCCGGGGAAAAGCTGGCCGGAGTGCTGGCCGGGGTTAAAGTTAAACAGCCGACCATACCCGTGGTTTCCAACGTAACCGCCCGGTACTACCCGGCAGACGCCGATGCCAGAGACCTGCTCGTCCGCCAGGTTTACAGCCCGGTGCGCTGGGAGGAAAGTATTCTTTACCTGCATGAGCAGGGTGTGGACACTTTTGTGGAAATTGGTCCGGGCAAGGTGCTCTGCGGCCTGGTGAAGAAAATTTGCCCTGCCGCCACTACATATAACGTGGAAGATCAAGCCGGGCTGGAAAAAATTCTTGCCCTGGACGGGGAGGTTTAATAAAATGTCTCTTGGTGGCCGGGTTGCGCTGGTAACTGGTGCGGCGAGAGGAATTGGGCGGTCCATTGCCCTGGCTCTGGCCCGAGCGGGTGCCGACATTGTGCTCAACTATGCCGGCAACCGGGCGGCGGCCGAGGAAACTGCCCGGCAAATTGAGGCCCTGGGCCGGCGCGTGCTGATCTGGCAGGCCAATGTGGCCGATGGTGAGCAGGTCAATCAAATGGTGGCGGGCGCGCTGGAAAAAATGGGCCGGGTGGACATTCTGGTAAACAATGCCGGAATCGCTCGCGACAACCTGATCCCCCGCTTGAAGGAACAGGATTGGGACGAAGTGCTGGATGTAAACTTAAAAGGGGCCTTTAACTGCATTAAAGCTGTTACCAGGCCCATGCTGAAAGCGCGCTATGGCCGGATTATCAACATCACCTCGGTGGTGGCCCTTTCCGGCAACGCCGGTCAGGCCAATTATGTGGCCAGCAAAGCCGGTTTAATCGGCCTGACCAAGGCGGTGGCCCGGGAACTGGCTTCGCGGCAGATCACCTGCAACGCTGTGGCGCCCGGCTTGATTGAAACCGATATGACCGCGGTGCTGCCGGAGGATCTGAAGCAGGCTATGTTGCGCAATATCCCGCTGGGGCGGCCCGGGCTGCCGGACGATGTGGCTTCTCTGGTGGTTTTTCTGGCCGGGCCGGGTGCGGCGTACATAACCGGCCAGGTAATTGCCGTGGACGGCGGCCTGCAGATGTGATGGTGAAAATGGTGGAGGATATAGAAGCAACTTGGAAGGGGGTGAAAGGAAAATGTCTGACGCGATTTTTGAAAAGGTGAAAAAGAT
This window contains:
- the fabG gene encoding 3-oxoacyl-[acyl-carrier-protein] reductase, coding for MSLGGRVALVTGAARGIGRSIALALARAGADIVLNYAGNRAAAEETARQIEALGRRVLIWQANVADGEQVNQMVAGALEKMGRVDILVNNAGIARDNLIPRLKEQDWDEVLDVNLKGAFNCIKAVTRPMLKARYGRIINITSVVALSGNAGQANYVASKAGLIGLTKAVARELASRQITCNAVAPGLIETDMTAVLPEDLKQAMLRNIPLGRPGLPDDVASLVVFLAGPGAAYITGQVIAVDGGLQM